One genomic region from Balaenoptera musculus isolate JJ_BM4_2016_0621 chromosome X, mBalMus1.pri.v3, whole genome shotgun sequence encodes:
- the TCEAL7 gene encoding transcription elongation factor A protein-like 7: MQKSCKENEGKPKCSVPKREEERPYGEFERQQTEGNFRQRLLQSLEEFKEDIDYRHFKDEEMTREGDEMERCLEEIRGLRKKFRALHSNHRHSRDRPYPI, from the coding sequence ATGCAAAAATCctgcaaagaaaatgaaggaaagcccaagtgcagcgtgccaaagagggaggaagaacGCCCCTATGGAGAATTCGAACGCCAACAAACAGAAGGGAATTTTAGGCAAAGGTTGCTTCAGTCTCTCGAGGAATTTAAAGAGGACATAGACTATAGGCATTTTAAGGATGAAGAAATGACAAGAGAGGGAGACGAGATGGAAAGGTGTTTGGAAGAGATAAGGGGTCTGAGAAAGAAATTTAGGGCTCTGCATTCTAACCATAGGCATTCTCGGGACCGTCCTTATCCCATTTAA